One Verrucomicrobiales bacterium DNA segment encodes these proteins:
- a CDS encoding inorganic phosphate transporter, protein MELFLVFTVIFVALVFTYTNGFHDTANAIATVVGTKVLTPRQAILLAAVTNLLGAFFGLAVAKTISSGLVEAEFITQQVLICALTSAIAWNLLTWWFGLPSSSSHALIGSLVGAALASAHGNFEAVKWSEVKPKAAKILVAPSPEVASVIASHQLKPGTTFLQVGTNKVAVVAFGGRVMMVKEKPGIEKSGIWYKVIIPMVTSPILGFSCGLVFMALLYALLRNWKPSSVNRVFGKLQLASSAYMGFSHGMNDATKCMGIITLALVSGTKAGLFDQVPAWMSFLHTPAGSDLHKLTLGDTFESWLPSFLQFGYMPTVGDPTSQAVPDWVVVLCALTMAMGTAAGGWRIIKTLGHKMVKLQPVHGFAAETTAATVLAVTGSLGMPVSTTHAITTSIMGVGCAKRFSALKLKVIEKILWAWVLTIPAAAGVAYLLVQLGRAVGFVGK, encoded by the coding sequence ATGGAACTGTTCCTCGTTTTCACCGTCATCTTCGTGGCCTTGGTGTTCACCTACACCAATGGATTCCACGACACGGCAAATGCCATCGCCACGGTGGTAGGGACCAAAGTCCTCACTCCGCGCCAGGCAATACTGCTCGCCGCTGTGACCAATCTGCTTGGGGCCTTCTTTGGCTTGGCCGTGGCCAAAACCATTTCCAGCGGACTGGTGGAGGCCGAATTCATTACTCAACAAGTCCTGATTTGCGCGCTGACCTCGGCCATTGCCTGGAACCTGCTCACGTGGTGGTTCGGACTGCCGTCCAGTTCCAGCCATGCGCTAATCGGCAGCCTGGTGGGCGCAGCCCTCGCTTCGGCCCACGGCAACTTTGAAGCGGTCAAATGGAGCGAGGTAAAGCCCAAGGCCGCCAAGATCCTGGTGGCACCGTCTCCAGAGGTGGCCAGCGTGATTGCCAGCCACCAACTGAAGCCGGGTACCACCTTCTTGCAGGTGGGCACCAACAAAGTCGCCGTCGTAGCCTTTGGCGGGCGAGTCATGATGGTCAAAGAAAAGCCTGGCATTGAGAAATCGGGCATTTGGTATAAGGTGATTATCCCCATGGTGACCTCCCCGATTCTGGGCTTTAGCTGCGGCCTCGTTTTCATGGCCCTGCTCTACGCACTGCTGCGCAATTGGAAACCGAGTTCGGTCAACCGGGTCTTCGGCAAGCTCCAGCTGGCGAGTTCGGCCTACATGGGATTCAGCCATGGAATGAACGACGCCACCAAATGCATGGGCATCATCACCCTGGCCCTGGTCTCCGGAACCAAAGCCGGGTTGTTTGATCAGGTGCCGGCATGGATGAGTTTCCTGCATACTCCCGCGGGCTCCGACCTGCATAAGCTAACCCTGGGGGACACGTTTGAATCGTGGCTGCCAAGCTTCCTCCAATTCGGTTACATGCCCACCGTGGGAGATCCTACCAGCCAGGCGGTGCCCGACTGGGTGGTGGTCCTCTGCGCACTGACCATGGCGATGGGCACAGCCGCCGGCGGATGGCGCATCATCAAGACCCTGGGGCATAAGATGGTTAAGCTTCAGCCGGTGCACGGCTTTGCGGCCGAGACTACCGCGGCAACCGTGCTGGCTGTAACCGGCAGCCTGGGCATGCCGGTGTCGACCACTCACGCGATCACCACCTCTATCATGGGCGTAGGCTGCGCCAAACGTTTCAGCGCACTGAAGCTGAAAGTCATCGAAAAAATTCTCTGGGCGTGGGTCCTGACCATTCCAGCGGCCGCAGGCGTTGCCTATCTCCTGGTTCAACTCGGCCGAGCTGTTGGATTTGTTGGGAAGTAA
- a CDS encoding DUF47 family protein — protein sequence MISFQRILGREQEFFDLIQASAAEGCKAVKALAEMIQPGTKPTVEAFAIARRNDKEITNRLEMMLITTFVTPMEREDIEALADTLYKIPKTIEKFAERYIIVADQIRDVDFTGQVKLIEQAIGLVFKMTEALKDGRDLTGIKALQVELQRIEAEADRTLLNLMSQLYQPGYPPLKAVMLYDLFALNEKAVDRCRDAGNVLSHVLLKNS from the coding sequence ATGATCAGCTTTCAGAGGATTCTCGGTCGAGAACAGGAATTCTTCGACCTCATCCAAGCCAGCGCCGCCGAAGGATGCAAGGCCGTCAAAGCCTTGGCTGAGATGATCCAACCGGGGACAAAACCCACCGTCGAGGCGTTCGCGATTGCCCGGAGAAATGACAAGGAAATCACGAATCGGCTCGAAATGATGCTGATCACCACCTTCGTCACCCCCATGGAGCGCGAGGATATCGAAGCGCTCGCCGACACACTCTATAAAATCCCAAAGACCATCGAGAAGTTCGCCGAGAGATACATCATCGTGGCCGATCAGATCCGCGACGTGGATTTCACGGGGCAGGTGAAACTGATCGAGCAGGCGATCGGGCTGGTCTTCAAGATGACCGAAGCCCTCAAGGATGGCCGGGACCTGACGGGCATCAAAGCCCTGCAGGTCGAACTTCAGAGGATCGAGGCTGAGGCCGACCGAACCCTTCTCAACCTCATGAGCCAGCTCTATCAGCCGGGCTACCCCCCCTTGAAGGCCGTCATGCTCTACGACCTGTTTGCCCTGAACGAAAAGGCGGTCGATCGCTGCCGAGACGCCGGCAATGTTCTTTCCCATGTCCTGCTGAAGAATTCCTGA
- a CDS encoding DUF47 family protein → MFSLQKLFGKDDRFFGLLEASAEEARHSVQALTKLLQSPASTPSLADFHQAKEADKRITNQINEALVQTFVSQLEREDIEVLSSALYKIPKTVEKIAERFIISAHIVRELDFGKHITLLDAATQHVVSLVKLLPKVGAGQLESVKELNSRLQQVEGDADKLILEILRDLYSGKYEATKVLAMKDLYELLEKVIDRCRDAGNVVSHIVLKNS, encoded by the coding sequence ATGTTTTCCCTGCAAAAGCTTTTTGGTAAGGACGATCGCTTTTTTGGCTTATTGGAAGCCAGTGCCGAAGAAGCTCGTCACAGTGTGCAAGCCCTGACGAAGCTGCTCCAGTCACCGGCCTCGACTCCGAGCCTGGCAGACTTTCATCAGGCCAAGGAGGCTGACAAGCGCATCACCAACCAGATCAACGAAGCCCTGGTTCAAACCTTTGTCTCCCAACTAGAACGAGAGGATATCGAGGTGCTGAGTTCAGCTCTTTATAAGATTCCCAAGACAGTGGAGAAGATCGCCGAGCGCTTTATCATCAGTGCGCACATCGTCCGCGAACTCGACTTCGGGAAGCACATCACCCTGCTGGATGCCGCCACCCAGCATGTCGTTTCCCTGGTCAAACTGCTCCCCAAGGTCGGGGCTGGCCAACTGGAGAGCGTGAAGGAACTCAACTCGCGCCTGCAACAGGTCGAGGGAGATGCCGACAAGCTGATTCTCGAGATCTTGCGCGACCTCTACAGCGGCAAATACGAGGCCACCAAGGTGCTGGCTATGAAAGACCTGTACGAGTTGCTAGAAAAGGTCATCGATCGCTGCCGCGACGCCGGCAACGTGGTTTCACACATCGTCCTCAAGAATTCCTGA